From Candidatus Pedobacter colombiensis, one genomic window encodes:
- the ilvB gene encoding biosynthetic-type acetolactate synthase large subunit → MDTAQEEATTLTEPKKTVNVSGSVALLEGLIAEGTDTIFGYPGGAIMPIYDALYDYKDKLKHILVRHEQGGTHAGQGYARTSGKVGVVFGTSGPGATNLVTGLADAQIDSTPMVCITGQVYAHLLGTDAFQETDVINITTPVTKWNYQITDATEIPGVLAKAFYIARSGRPGPVLIDITKNAQLQMFDYEGYTPCDHVRSYRPKPLIRKEYIEQAAELINSAKKPFILFGQGVSLGNAEQEFKTFVEKSGIPAAWTILGAGAISTDHPLNVGMLGMHGNYGPNVQTNACDVLIAVGMRFDDRVTGRLDKYAKQAKVIHLDIDPAEIDKNVKADVPVWGDCKETLPLLTALIEEKQHTEWLAEFRAFDKTEQETVIQKELNPGTGEMTMGEVINQLNELTKGEAVIVTDVGQHQMVACRYAKFNHTRSNITSGGLGTMGFGLPAAIGAKFGAPDRTVVAVIGDGGFQMTLQELGTIMQSGIDVKIMILNNRFLGMVRQWQQLFHDKRYSFVDIASPDFVKLADSYYIAGRKISERDDLVSALTDMLNHKGSYLLEVMVAQEHNVFPMVPQGSSVSEIRLK, encoded by the coding sequence ATGGATACAGCACAAGAGGAAGCAACCACCTTAACCGAGCCTAAGAAGACCGTAAACGTTTCAGGTTCGGTAGCTTTATTGGAAGGATTAATTGCCGAAGGCACCGATACCATTTTTGGTTATCCCGGTGGCGCAATTATGCCAATTTATGATGCATTATACGATTATAAAGATAAATTAAAACATATCCTGGTACGTCACGAACAAGGTGGCACACACGCCGGTCAAGGTTACGCACGTACCTCCGGAAAAGTTGGTGTAGTATTCGGTACCAGCGGTCCGGGTGCAACCAACCTGGTTACAGGTTTGGCAGATGCACAGATAGACAGTACACCTATGGTATGTATTACCGGACAGGTTTATGCACACTTATTGGGTACTGATGCTTTCCAGGAAACTGACGTGATCAATATCACCACGCCGGTAACCAAATGGAATTACCAGATTACAGATGCGACAGAAATCCCTGGTGTGTTGGCTAAAGCATTCTACATTGCGCGTAGCGGCAGACCTGGACCTGTCTTGATCGACATCACTAAAAATGCGCAGTTGCAAATGTTCGATTATGAAGGCTATACCCCTTGCGATCATGTACGTAGCTACCGTCCGAAACCACTAATCAGAAAAGAATATATTGAGCAGGCCGCCGAATTGATCAATTCAGCCAAAAAGCCTTTTATATTGTTCGGACAAGGTGTTTCTTTAGGAAATGCAGAGCAAGAGTTCAAAACTTTCGTAGAGAAAAGTGGCATTCCTGCGGCATGGACAATTTTAGGTGCCGGCGCGATCTCAACAGATCATCCTTTAAATGTTGGTATGTTGGGCATGCATGGTAACTATGGTCCTAACGTACAAACCAATGCCTGCGATGTATTGATTGCTGTAGGTATGCGTTTTGACGACCGTGTAACTGGCCGTTTAGACAAATATGCTAAGCAAGCCAAGGTAATCCACTTAGATATTGACCCTGCAGAAATTGATAAAAACGTAAAAGCTGATGTTCCGGTTTGGGGAGATTGTAAAGAAACTTTACCGCTTTTAACTGCATTGATTGAAGAAAAGCAACATACAGAATGGCTGGCTGAATTCAGGGCTTTTGATAAAACTGAACAAGAAACAGTCATTCAGAAAGAATTAAACCCTGGAACAGGAGAAATGACCATGGGCGAAGTAATCAACCAACTGAATGAGTTAACCAAAGGTGAAGCGGTAATTGTAACTGATGTAGGCCAGCACCAGATGGTGGCTTGTCGTTATGCTAAGTTTAACCATACCCGCAGCAACATTACCAGTGGTGGATTGGGAACTATGGGATTTGGCTTACCTGCGGCTATAGGTGCTAAGTTTGGTGCGCCTGACCGTACTGTTGTTGCAGTAATTGGTGACGGTGGTTTTCAGATGACCTTACAGGAATTAGGTACCATTATGCAAAGTGGTATAGATGTAAAGATCATGATCCTGAACAATAGGTTCCTAGGTATGGTTCGTCAGTGGCAACAGTTATTCCACGACAAGCGTTATTCGTTTGTAGACATCGCCAGTCCGGATTTTGTAAAGCTGGCCGATTCTTATTACATCGCCGGCAGAAAAATCTCTGAGCGTGATGACTTGGTTAGCGCTTTAACAGACATGCTAAACCATAAAGGCTCCTACCTTTTAGAAGTAATGGTTGCCCAGGAACACAATGTGTTCCCAATGGTTCCCCAAGGTAGCAGTGTTAGTGAAATCAGACTTAAATAA